In Candidatus Defluviibacterium haderslevense, the following are encoded in one genomic region:
- the sppA gene encoding signal peptide peptidase SppA, which yields MRTFFKFMFASCLGTLLAVIFGILILILIGSSMTMNNFDQGKSVHVTNNTVLKINIPANLPEQTNNVPMQSFSFDDKKVLGVHDYAHTIRQAITDPNIKGIYLMSNINNHGYATLKIIRDALVAFQQSGKFIISYSNYIDHKNYFLLSTADKIYLHPLGFLDLKGFGATIPFYKDMLDKIGVKFNIYYAGEFKSATEPFRLNKMSPENRLQLSEYLNEQFDLYTQQVAISRHIDYQVLKNNFNQFLSYSPQKAYDNKLVDSLAYEIDVINYMSNKMGLNNDDKINYITPEDYYSTTGGPKKDYTAKNKVAVIYAEGNITDGQGEEGVIGRKYLKIIRDIRANKSIKAIVLRVNSPGGSALMSDDILKELDLAKAEGKPVVVSMGDYAASGGYYISCHADSIFASQHTLTGSIGVFAMIPNFNNLLEDKFGIDFDTVGTGPKSTMFSVATDWGAEEARVLQENVDHTYDAFLKVVSSGRNMSKEDVHKIARGRIWNGIKAKELGLVNEIGELEDAIACAARLASLDKYRTTEFPSQLEGIQKILQKFKGDEDEIQSSISNSIIKEQLGSYYPYYKSMQDIKSYKGLQMRLPVMIHY from the coding sequence ATGAGAACATTTTTCAAATTCATGTTTGCTTCATGTCTAGGAACATTACTAGCCGTTATTTTCGGGATTCTGATATTAATCTTAATTGGTTCGTCCATGACCATGAACAATTTTGATCAGGGCAAGAGCGTACATGTTACTAATAATACCGTTCTAAAAATTAATATTCCGGCTAATCTTCCAGAACAAACCAATAATGTACCCATGCAAAGTTTTAGCTTTGATGATAAAAAAGTTTTAGGCGTACATGATTATGCACACACTATTAGACAAGCTATAACGGATCCAAATATCAAAGGCATATACTTGATGTCCAACATCAATAACCATGGATATGCCACACTTAAAATCATCAGAGACGCATTAGTCGCATTTCAACAATCCGGCAAATTCATTATTTCCTATTCTAATTACATAGATCACAAAAATTATTTCCTACTTTCTACTGCAGATAAAATTTACTTACATCCACTAGGATTTTTAGATTTAAAAGGCTTTGGCGCCACCATCCCTTTTTATAAAGATATGTTGGATAAGATTGGTGTAAAATTCAATATCTACTATGCAGGTGAATTCAAATCAGCTACAGAACCATTTAGATTAAATAAAATGAGTCCTGAAAACAGATTGCAGTTATCTGAATATTTAAATGAACAATTCGATTTATATACTCAACAAGTGGCCATAAGCAGGCATATAGATTATCAGGTATTGAAAAATAATTTCAACCAATTTCTATCTTATTCACCCCAAAAAGCTTATGACAACAAGTTGGTCGACTCCCTTGCTTATGAAATTGATGTTATCAACTATATGTCGAACAAAATGGGTCTTAATAATGATGATAAAATTAATTATATAACTCCAGAAGATTATTATTCCACTACAGGTGGACCGAAAAAAGATTATACGGCTAAGAATAAAGTTGCCGTTATTTATGCTGAAGGAAATATCACTGATGGACAAGGCGAAGAAGGTGTCATTGGAAGAAAATATTTGAAAATCATTCGTGATATCAGAGCGAATAAAAGTATTAAAGCTATCGTTCTTCGGGTGAATTCTCCGGGAGGAAGTGCACTTATGTCAGATGATATCCTAAAAGAATTAGATCTTGCTAAAGCTGAAGGCAAACCCGTTGTTGTCAGTATGGGAGATTATGCAGCATCAGGAGGATATTATATTTCCTGCCATGCTGATTCTATTTTCGCGAGTCAACATACATTGACTGGTTCTATTGGTGTATTTGCAATGATTCCCAATTTCAATAATCTATTAGAAGATAAATTTGGGATCGATTTCGATACCGTCGGCACGGGGCCTAAATCCACTATGTTCAGCGTTGCTACAGATTGGGGAGCAGAAGAAGCCAGAGTACTACAGGAAAATGTAGATCATACTTATGATGCTTTTCTTAAGGTAGTTTCATCTGGTCGTAACATGTCTAAAGAAGATGTGCATAAAATAGCAAGAGGCCGAATATGGAATGGTATCAAAGCCAAGGAATTGGGCTTGGTCAATGAAATTGGAGAATTAGAAGATGCTATTGCATGCGCTGCTAGATTAGCATCATTAGATAAATATCGCACTACTGAATTTCCAAGTCAGTTGGAAGGTATACAAAAGATTTTACAAAAATTTAAAGGAGATGAAGATGAAATTCAATCTTCCATTAGTAATTCAATTATTAAAGAGCAACTTGGAAGTTATTATCCATACTATAAATCGATGCAGGATATTAAATCCTATAAGGGTCTTCAAATGAGATTGCCTGTTATGATTCATTATTAA
- a CDS encoding dienelactone hydrolase family protein, which translates to MKFESIVMIFTFNVLMMMGLSAQLNKVSYSDSKQKLNGLSGVPKSNGKSKSGVLILPAWMGIDDHARDVAKQLSDLGYYTFVADIYGEGNYPQNQKEAGERAGYYKNNVDAYINRIQLALDQLVKSGADAFQIVIIGYCFGGTGALNAARENLKVKGVVSFHGGLGRDLSRVVHPIKPKVLVCHGANDSFVPDEQIKQFQNEMKQANADWQMIYYADAVHAFTDPTAGSDPSKGVAYNEKADKRSWKLMLQFLAELFNK; encoded by the coding sequence ATGAAATTTGAATCAATTGTAATGATATTCACCTTTAATGTATTAATGATGATGGGCCTTAGTGCTCAGTTAAATAAAGTTTCATATTCGGATTCTAAACAAAAATTAAATGGTTTGTCCGGAGTCCCAAAAAGTAATGGCAAGTCAAAGTCAGGAGTACTGATATTACCAGCCTGGATGGGAATTGATGATCATGCTCGTGATGTTGCCAAGCAATTATCGGATTTAGGATATTACACTTTTGTTGCAGATATTTATGGAGAGGGAAACTATCCGCAGAATCAAAAAGAAGCTGGCGAACGTGCTGGTTATTATAAAAATAATGTAGATGCATATATTAACAGAATACAGTTGGCTTTAGATCAATTGGTAAAATCTGGTGCGGATGCTTTTCAAATTGTTATAATAGGTTATTGCTTTGGAGGAACCGGAGCATTAAATGCCGCGCGAGAGAATCTAAAGGTAAAAGGTGTGGTAAGTTTTCATGGAGGACTTGGTAGAGATTTATCAAGAGTTGTGCATCCAATAAAACCAAAAGTATTGGTATGTCATGGTGCAAATGATTCCTTTGTCCCCGATGAACAAATTAAACAGTTTCAAAATGAAATGAAACAAGCAAATGCGGACTGGCAAATGATTTATTACGCAGATGCCGTTCATGCATTCACAGATCCTACCGCTGGAAGTGATCCATCGAAGGGTGTTGCTTATAATGAAAAAGCGGACAAAAGAAGTTGGAAGTTAATGTTACAATTTCTTGCTGAACTCTTCAATAAGTAG
- a CDS encoding tryptophan-rich sensory protein, which yields MKKIPILRILVFLIVNFCALGLGGMFTGSGVVSDWYQQLNQAPWTPPGWVFGVAWTSIMICFSFYMALLWDDLANRKINMGLYLAQWVLNVIWNPIFFYYHFTVFALFIILLLTLLIALILYKNMAFMKLKSILIMPYLIWLIIATSLNAYIVFNN from the coding sequence ATGAAAAAAATACCAATATTGAGAATTCTTGTTTTTTTAATAGTAAATTTTTGTGCACTTGGCTTAGGTGGAATGTTTACCGGAAGTGGTGTGGTTTCTGATTGGTATCAACAATTAAATCAAGCACCATGGACGCCGCCAGGTTGGGTCTTCGGGGTAGCGTGGACTTCGATCATGATTTGTTTTTCATTTTATATGGCTTTGCTTTGGGATGATTTAGCTAATCGTAAGATAAATATGGGTCTGTATTTAGCGCAATGGGTTTTGAATGTAATCTGGAATCCTATATTTTTTTATTATCATTTTACAGTTTTTGCACTGTTCATTATTTTGCTACTAACATTATTAATTGCTTTGATTTTGTACAAAAACATGGCTTTTATGAAATTGAAATCGATTTTAATCATGCCCTATTTAATTTGGTTGATTATTGCTACTTCATTGAATGCATATATTGTGTTCAATAATTGA
- the trxB gene encoding thioredoxin-disulfide reductase, translating into MHIHHCVIIGSGPAGYTAAIYAARANMKPLLFTGSDPGGQLMITTEVENYPGYPNGVQGPQMMDDFLNQAKRFETEIRNEMITGVDFTGPVHKLWTESGEVIHTHTVIISSGASAKWLGLPAEKRLMNLGVSACAVCDGFFFRGKDVAIVGGGDTAAEEASYLAKLCTKVHLLVRKDQMRASKIMQERVLNNPVIEVHWNSETIDIIGEDAVKQVLISNVKTGEQTTLNVEAFFVAIGHKPNSDPFVGWLDLDDQAYIKTIPGTTRTNREGVFASGDVQDRTYRQAVTAAGSGCMAALDAERYLTDKGII; encoded by the coding sequence ATGCATATTCATCATTGTGTTATCATCGGTTCTGGACCTGCGGGCTATACTGCAGCTATTTATGCTGCCAGAGCTAATATGAAGCCCTTATTGTTTACTGGAAGTGACCCAGGTGGTCAATTAATGATTACCACAGAAGTAGAGAATTACCCTGGATATCCCAATGGAGTTCAAGGACCTCAAATGATGGATGATTTTCTGAATCAGGCTAAAAGATTTGAGACGGAGATTAGAAATGAGATGATCACTGGAGTTGATTTTACCGGTCCTGTACATAAATTATGGACAGAATCAGGTGAAGTAATTCATACGCATACCGTGATTATTTCCTCAGGAGCTAGTGCGAAATGGTTAGGACTCCCAGCTGAAAAAAGACTCATGAATCTGGGTGTATCCGCATGTGCAGTTTGTGACGGATTTTTCTTCCGAGGAAAAGATGTAGCTATTGTTGGAGGAGGTGACACAGCAGCTGAGGAAGCCAGTTATTTGGCAAAATTATGCACTAAAGTTCATCTTTTAGTGCGCAAGGATCAAATGCGGGCTTCCAAAATTATGCAAGAAAGGGTGCTGAATAATCCAGTTATAGAGGTGCATTGGAATTCAGAAACCATAGATATCATTGGCGAGGATGCTGTAAAGCAAGTTTTGATTTCTAACGTAAAGACAGGTGAACAAACCACTCTGAATGTAGAGGCTTTTTTTGTTGCCATCGGTCACAAACCAAATTCTGATCCTTTCGTGGGATGGCTTGACTTAGATGATCAGGCATACATAAAAACTATACCAGGGACCACAAGGACTAATAGAGAGGGCGTTTTTGCTTCCGGTGATGTACAAGACAGAACGTATCGTCAAGCGGTTACAGCTGCAGGTTCTGGTTGTATGGCAGCATTAGATGCCGAACGATATCTAACGGATAAAGGAATCATCTAA
- a CDS encoding shikimate kinase: MLPSYKLLNHVFIIGMPGSGKSTLANQLSSSFGLPIIDIDALIVQEESQSITELWKNQGAFYFRLKERMALLNVLASEPKIVATGGGLPCHFNNSFLISNCFSVLLSVEVNELVHRNTKTKNPLFTTEPMEGQISTLLNRRMVYYERANHVLVAEDNLDVLANNFLNLLLIDGILQSNV; encoded by the coding sequence ATGCTGCCATCATATAAACTCTTAAACCATGTATTTATTATAGGAATGCCGGGCTCTGGAAAATCTACCCTGGCAAATCAGCTTTCATCAAGCTTTGGTCTTCCCATTATAGATATCGATGCGCTTATCGTTCAGGAAGAATCCCAATCCATTACTGAGCTTTGGAAAAATCAAGGAGCATTCTATTTTAGGCTTAAAGAGCGAATGGCATTGTTAAATGTACTTGCATCTGAACCCAAGATAGTAGCCACAGGAGGAGGCTTGCCATGCCATTTCAATAATTCCTTTTTAATAAGTAATTGTTTTTCAGTTTTATTGAGTGTGGAGGTGAATGAATTGGTACATAGGAATACCAAAACGAAAAATCCCTTATTCACAACGGAGCCGATGGAAGGACAAATATCAACTTTACTCAACAGACGGATGGTGTATTATGAAAGAGCTAATCACGTTTTGGTGGCAGAAGATAATTTGGATGTCCTCGCGAACAATTTTCTGAATTTATTATTAATAGATGGTATTCTACAATCAAACGTTTAA
- a CDS encoding DUF1573 domain-containing protein produces MLQLRYLFLLLVLSNCNTKKEEPIKPKDNPYMDAIRISATAEHPNDTSLQAKISFDTLSYHFGAIYEGDTVSYNFHFTNTGTTRLLINQVHSTCGCTFPSWPKGFISPGEKGIINILFDSHEKLGEQRKPITIVANTVPTETILEIYGYVQKRKK; encoded by the coding sequence ATGTTACAGCTCCGATATCTTTTTCTATTATTAGTCCTCTCCAATTGCAATACAAAAAAGGAAGAACCTATAAAGCCCAAAGATAATCCATATATGGACGCCATTCGCATCTCTGCAACAGCAGAACATCCGAATGACACAAGCCTTCAAGCTAAAATAAGCTTCGATACGCTTAGTTATCATTTTGGTGCTATCTATGAAGGTGATACCGTGAGCTATAACTTCCATTTTACCAATACCGGAACCACAAGATTACTTATCAATCAAGTACATTCTACCTGTGGCTGCACCTTTCCTTCATGGCCTAAGGGCTTTATTTCACCCGGAGAAAAAGGCATCATCAATATCCTATTTGATTCCCATGAGAAACTGGGAGAACAAAGAAAGCCCATAACCATAGTCGCCAACACAGTTCCAACTGAAACCATATTGGAGATATATGGATATGTTCAAAAAAGAAAGAAATAA
- the yajC gene encoding preprotein translocase subunit YajC encodes MNIVMQLLPWILIFGIMYLFFLRPQIKKQKEQTNFQNNLKKGDQVVTGSGIIGRITKVEELAVELQIDSKSFMKLLKSAISKEATESIKDKNLLEH; translated from the coding sequence ATGAATATAGTCATGCAATTGCTCCCTTGGATACTGATTTTCGGAATCATGTATTTGTTTTTTCTGAGACCCCAAATCAAAAAACAAAAGGAACAAACCAACTTTCAAAACAATTTAAAAAAAGGGGATCAAGTAGTAACCGGATCAGGTATCATCGGTAGAATTACTAAAGTAGAAGAACTTGCTGTAGAACTTCAAATCGATTCTAAATCATTCATGAAATTACTTAAATCTGCCATTTCAAAAGAAGCCACCGAATCCATCAAGGACAAGAATTTATTGGAGCATTAA
- a CDS encoding T9SS type A sorting domain-containing protein, with the protein MKAHWIFFVIFLIYTNLHCQRYDFNWVFGYAGGQGDTRWGTSIVDFNSGNPIVTYQDKGRMYIYEANASISNKSGELQYYTNGYDVEDASFKKIQGATDLGIRYWDGLHEPQGVMFVNNPNSEFSEYLFYINIVLKSPYFYVMDLNYLLIDNISKKTIKKGNVIHDTLNSGCLTACKHANGKDYWIILNKENTNLFYKFILTSEGIMLKDTQSVGPKIKEGYGQAVFSPNGEYFALLDAITFSEGLYINLYKFNRCNGELEFLRRDNYPTSSFSGISFSPNSRYLYYSEQKNLYQIDLQKQESFINLNLIDTIESQTQWGSQYNLHQLGPDGRIYISNAYSNFVMHVINKPDESGKNSLPRSNSFALKTLGGYGIPNMPNYRLGPIDGSLCDTLGIDNIPWAWWRHDQDTIDYLNFEFTDLSAYEVTEWIWSFGDGISSTIKSPMHRYTKNGIYEVCLIAKNLNGADTLCKILKVGTTSSRDEMENIKIEIFPNPSMDYFAVNVIDYNPEKMYLELDDLNGTKVLSQRIYEGSNGLEIKFLPKGLYFIRIMEQGHIIKSEKLVKM; encoded by the coding sequence ATGAAAGCACATTGGATTTTTTTTGTTATATTTTTAATTTATACTAATTTGCATTGCCAACGGTATGATTTTAATTGGGTATTTGGTTATGCTGGCGGGCAGGGAGACACCCGTTGGGGAACAAGCATCGTAGATTTTAATTCGGGAAACCCAATTGTTACATACCAAGACAAAGGGAGAATGTATATCTATGAAGCCAATGCATCAATTTCAAATAAATCTGGTGAATTACAATACTATACTAATGGATATGATGTTGAAGATGCTAGCTTTAAGAAAATCCAAGGAGCAACAGATTTAGGGATTAGATATTGGGATGGACTTCATGAACCGCAAGGCGTGATGTTTGTAAATAATCCTAATTCAGAATTTAGTGAATATTTATTTTACATTAATATTGTATTGAAGTCTCCTTATTTTTATGTTATGGATTTGAATTACTTACTTATTGATAATATTTCAAAAAAAACCATTAAGAAGGGCAATGTAATCCACGACACATTAAATAGTGGGTGTTTAACTGCATGTAAGCATGCAAATGGCAAGGATTATTGGATAATATTAAATAAGGAAAATACAAATTTATTTTATAAATTTATTTTAACTTCTGAAGGTATAATGTTAAAAGACACACAAAGTGTTGGTCCAAAAATAAAAGAAGGCTATGGGCAAGCTGTGTTTTCTCCTAATGGGGAATATTTTGCTTTGTTAGATGCTATAACATTTTCAGAAGGATTATACATAAATCTTTATAAATTTAATAGATGTAATGGTGAACTTGAATTTTTAAGAAGGGACAATTATCCAACTTCTAGTTTTTCTGGAATTAGCTTTTCACCAAATTCAAGATATTTGTATTATAGCGAACAAAAAAATTTATACCAAATTGATTTACAAAAGCAGGAATCTTTCATTAACTTAAATTTAATAGACACAATTGAAAGCCAAACGCAATGGGGTTCCCAATATAATCTTCATCAGCTAGGTCCAGACGGCAGAATTTATATATCAAATGCGTATAGTAATTTTGTAATGCATGTAATTAATAAACCTGATGAAAGTGGTAAAAATAGTTTGCCACGATCTAATAGTTTTGCTTTAAAAACACTTGGAGGGTATGGCATTCCTAATATGCCAAATTACCGTCTAGGACCGATAGACGGAAGTTTATGTGATACTTTAGGAATTGACAATATCCCATGGGCATGGTGGCGTCATGATCAGGATACCATAGATTATCTGAACTTCGAATTCACAGATCTAAGTGCATATGAAGTAACAGAATGGATTTGGAGCTTTGGAGATGGTATTTCATCTACAATTAAAAGTCCTATGCATAGATATACTAAGAATGGGATATATGAAGTATGCTTAATCGCTAAGAATTTGAATGGAGCGGATACATTGTGTAAAATATTAAAAGTCGGAACAACTTCTTCTAGGGATGAAATGGAAAACATAAAGATTGAAATTTTTCCAAACCCAAGCATGGATTATTTTGCAGTCAATGTAATCGATTATAATCCAGAAAAAATGTATCTCGAACTTGATGATTTAAATGGAACAAAAGTATTGTCACAAAGAATATATGAGGGTAGTAATGGGCTTGAAATTAAATTTCTTCCAAAAGGACTTTATTTTATAAGAATTATGGAACAAGGACATATTATTAAGAGTGAGAAGTTGGTGAAGATGTAG
- a CDS encoding transposase, with the protein MSHHPLMAFIADCKMVANYWQRSGDAYTSNNIESFLDDTFEKLGKKKIGLFRADSGFYDKKVFNYLEKKSINYIIAARMYAPIQHNIASHHNWLKMADGLEIADTNYKSPNWQDSKRMIIIRQYVPTRPKATGRTLSLFKDEGIYRKYRYSCFITNLNLPAEQIWTLYRQRADAENRIKELKYDFGSSSFNVNGFYATEAALNFVMIAYNFISLFRQVVLNTKVHEQMKTLRYKIFAIGGYIIQKGNQRILKLSLAMKRREWFTGLWMNTNNLKAPFIFDS; encoded by the coding sequence TTGTCCCACCATCCATTAATGGCTTTTATAGCGGATTGCAAAATGGTAGCCAATTATTGGCAACGCAGCGGAGATGCCTATACTTCAAATAATATAGAATCTTTTTTAGATGATACGTTCGAAAAATTAGGAAAGAAGAAGATCGGATTATTTAGAGCTGACAGCGGCTTTTATGATAAAAAAGTATTTAACTATTTGGAGAAGAAGTCCATCAACTACATTATCGCAGCAAGAATGTATGCTCCTATCCAACATAACATTGCATCACATCATAATTGGTTAAAAATGGCCGATGGATTAGAAATAGCAGATACAAACTACAAGAGTCCAAATTGGCAAGATTCAAAAAGAATGATAATTATTCGACAGTATGTACCCACCAGGCCTAAAGCTACAGGAAGAACCCTAAGTCTATTTAAGGATGAAGGAATTTACAGGAAATATCGATACAGTTGTTTCATTACAAATTTGAATTTACCTGCTGAACAAATTTGGACACTGTATAGACAAAGAGCTGATGCAGAAAATAGAATAAAGGAATTAAAGTATGATTTTGGATCATCAAGTTTTAATGTAAATGGGTTTTACGCAACAGAAGCAGCTTTAAACTTTGTTATGATAGCTTACAATTTTATAAGTTTATTCAGGCAAGTTGTTCTTAATACAAAGGTGCACGAACAGATGAAAACCTTGCGATATAAAATATTTGCAATAGGAGGTTACATAATTCAAAAAGGAAATCAAAGAATTCTTAAACTTTCTTTAGCTATGAAAAGAAGAGAATGGTTTACAGGCCTTTGGATGAATACTAACAACTTAAAAGCTCCTTTCATTTTTGATTCCTAA
- a CDS encoding transposase codes for MDLKIDFTDKEISPWSGVYLLKKMLDRMEFDEILSALNLPETGSNRGYHPHQLIKQFITSVWCGANKFEHTEVTRQDEVIRQFWGFDKMAGHKSFQRFFSKFDLSKNQQVFTPLYQWFFNKLQFDNFTLDVDSTIHTRYGSQEGAKKGYNPKKTRPFVPPSINGFYSGLQNGSQLLATQRRCLYFK; via the coding sequence ATGGATTTAAAAATTGATTTTACAGATAAAGAAATCAGCCCATGGTCTGGAGTATATCTACTAAAAAAGATGCTAGATAGAATGGAATTTGATGAGATCTTAAGTGCATTGAATTTACCAGAAACTGGATCAAATAGAGGGTATCACCCCCATCAATTAATCAAGCAATTTATTACAAGTGTTTGGTGTGGTGCAAATAAATTTGAGCATACAGAAGTCACACGTCAGGATGAAGTAATAAGGCAATTTTGGGGTTTTGATAAAATGGCTGGCCATAAATCATTTCAGCGATTTTTTTCAAAATTCGATCTGAGTAAAAATCAACAAGTATTTACACCACTTTATCAATGGTTTTTTAATAAATTACAATTTGACAATTTCACACTAGATGTAGACAGTACAATACACACAAGATATGGATCTCAAGAAGGGGCCAAAAAAGGATACAATCCAAAAAAAACCAGGCCGTTTGTCCCACCATCCATTAATGGCTTTTATAGCGGATTGCAAAATGGTAGCCAATTATTGGCAACGCAGCGGAGATGCCTATACTTCAAATAA
- a CDS encoding phosphoribosylaminoimidazolesuccinocarboxamide synthase, producing MNAPESYCLGHTQFKFKNQQSFYQGKVRDRYDLNDKIIMITSDRISAFDVILPRPIPYKGQVLNQIAAHCLNAVRDICPVWLESSPDPNVAIGKKCTPIPLEIVVRGYLSGHAWRTYKSGKRSLCGIEMPSGLSESDPFPKPIITPTTKADAGHDQDISYEEILASQSIEKSVLDQLYDYAYKLFQRGSDMADAHGLILVDTKYEFGMIDGVIYLMDEIHTPDSSRYFIKEGYQSRQDTHQSQIQLSKEFVREWLMKHGFQGLEDQIMPEMPDAFVWEISNRYIQLYEKITGLEFVKHHDMDVASRIKKNLAEYLI from the coding sequence ATGAATGCTCCTGAATCCTATTGCTTAGGTCACACACAATTTAAATTTAAGAATCAACAATCATTTTATCAAGGTAAAGTCAGGGATCGGTATGATTTAAATGATAAAATCATCATGATTACTTCTGATCGTATTTCGGCATTCGACGTAATACTTCCCAGACCCATCCCTTATAAAGGACAAGTGCTCAATCAGATAGCAGCACATTGCCTGAATGCAGTTCGGGACATATGTCCTGTGTGGTTAGAATCTTCACCGGATCCCAATGTGGCGATTGGAAAAAAATGTACGCCCATACCACTTGAAATTGTAGTTCGCGGTTATTTATCAGGTCATGCCTGGAGAACTTACAAATCGGGAAAACGAAGCTTGTGTGGTATAGAAATGCCATCCGGCTTAAGTGAGAGTGATCCTTTTCCAAAGCCTATTATTACCCCTACAACAAAGGCTGATGCCGGCCACGATCAGGACATCTCTTATGAAGAAATACTGGCCTCTCAATCTATAGAAAAAAGCGTTTTAGATCAGTTGTATGATTACGCATATAAACTCTTTCAACGAGGAAGCGATATGGCCGATGCCCATGGATTGATTTTGGTCGACACCAAATACGAATTTGGAATGATAGATGGAGTTATTTATTTAATGGACGAAATTCATACACCAGATAGTTCCCGTTATTTTATAAAAGAAGGTTATCAATCCCGACAAGATACCCATCAATCCCAAATTCAATTATCCAAAGAATTCGTCCGTGAATGGTTAATGAAACATGGATTTCAAGGCTTGGAAGATCAGATCATGCCAGAAATGCCCGATGCCTTCGTGTGGGAAATCAGCAATCGCTATATCCAGTTATATGAAAAAATCACTGGATTGGAATTTGTGAAACACCATGACATGGATGTAGCATCGAGAATTAAAAAGAATTTAGCGGAATACTTGATATGA
- a CDS encoding RNA polymerase sigma factor RpoD/SigA encodes MRQLKISQKITNRESEALERYLSDVSREPTITADEEVALAKQIKLGSTVAFDRLVKANLRFVVSVAKQYQNNGLTLNDLINEGNIGLLKAAKRFDETKGFKFITYAVWWIRQSILQAVVENSRMIRLPHNKSQLIKQINHAFQTFLQENDREPTNEELAELFNVDVDTIAYVIQSGLRHTSLDEPIGDEGNSGVAIDLIVDEHQQSPDFHLMDESLKNEFKIIMRSLAPREREVISKLYGINGEVPKSLEEVAYDYSLSIERTRQIRDLAIRRLRQAFKRSDFKPDY; translated from the coding sequence GTGCGCCAGCTCAAAATCTCACAAAAAATAACGAATCGCGAAAGTGAAGCCTTGGAGCGTTATTTGTCTGATGTATCTCGTGAGCCCACCATAACTGCAGATGAAGAAGTTGCATTAGCCAAACAAATAAAACTAGGAAGTACAGTAGCTTTTGATCGCTTAGTTAAAGCGAATCTACGCTTTGTAGTTTCTGTTGCCAAACAATATCAGAACAATGGATTGACCTTGAATGACTTAATCAATGAAGGGAATATAGGCTTGCTGAAAGCCGCCAAAAGATTTGATGAGACTAAAGGATTTAAATTTATAACCTATGCTGTGTGGTGGATTCGACAATCCATTTTGCAAGCTGTTGTAGAAAATAGTAGGATGATTCGCCTTCCTCATAATAAGAGTCAATTAATCAAACAAATCAACCACGCCTTTCAAACTTTTCTTCAGGAAAATGACCGCGAGCCTACTAATGAAGAGTTGGCTGAATTATTCAATGTTGATGTTGATACTATAGCTTATGTGATTCAATCGGGATTGAGACATACCTCTTTGGATGAACCTATAGGGGATGAAGGAAATAGCGGTGTTGCCATTGATTTGATCGTAGATGAACACCAGCAAAGCCCTGATTTTCATCTCATGGATGAATCTCTGAAAAACGAGTTCAAAATCATCATGCGATCGCTAGCACCAAGAGAACGGGAAGTGATTTCAAAGTTGTATGGGATTAATGGGGAAGTGCCCAAGTCACTTGAAGAGGTAGCCTATGATTATTCTCTTTCCATAGAACGAACAAGACAGATTAGAGATTTAGCGATTAGAAGACTAAGACAAGCATTTAAGCGTTCTGATTTCAAACCAGACTATTAA